One genomic segment of Candidatus Binatus sp. includes these proteins:
- a CDS encoding VWA domain-containing protein → MWNKTVVMSSSLSLVRGALEGSLSSMNDCDEVAAVLVGGKYLPGLDPEKLDLPASLEDVTLIQSFTTDHELALVKIYNVLPAGQNRLGDGIRMALSQLRAAHYPSRVLVILTDGLDEAAIDQGVRVLAQARSDGVAVWVIGIGDPAAKTGLFAKLTGTDRVDEAAVRRLANAGGGQALFARPVEKDNGVSLANAIATTTKQLGQGYTIGTIAPPGAALTVALPKRADATTRVEEASGQTLAAAAALPPPAPVGQCVYKDQAPALIAKQAGYSQVRVSVTDRGGKPVTGLKQADFVAHFEPVNDPIVYFHEDDGTIPKSIVIAIDTSGSMTPKIEVVRREFGKLIQRLDPCDEVALIAFSSGTFILQKLTTSHKVIERRLRFLHPFGQTALYDATARSIELLSKAKYRDRVLVLVTDGMDNASLTSKDRLITEVMQSGVPVYAIGIGDPNVGRVSASVGTFASVTDAVDELTLDAIASASGGNERTVPSMDEDQGLGFSRAISAVADQFDRGYKLGFIASSANASVSVSVPGNADYVVRTAGSPQPVK, encoded by the coding sequence ATGTGGAACAAGACTGTGGTCATGTCCTCAAGTCTTTCGCTGGTGCGCGGCGCGTTGGAAGGATCGTTGTCGAGCATGAATGATTGCGATGAAGTCGCCGCAGTCTTGGTCGGTGGCAAATACCTGCCCGGCCTGGATCCAGAGAAGTTGGATCTGCCTGCCTCGCTCGAAGATGTAACTCTGATTCAGTCGTTTACAACCGATCACGAGCTGGCGCTCGTCAAGATCTACAATGTGCTTCCGGCGGGTCAGAACCGGTTAGGTGATGGGATCAGAATGGCGCTTTCGCAGCTTCGAGCGGCGCACTACCCGAGCCGAGTCCTGGTGATTCTCACAGACGGGCTCGATGAGGCAGCGATTGATCAAGGCGTTCGAGTTCTGGCGCAAGCGCGCTCAGATGGCGTCGCGGTATGGGTAATCGGAATCGGCGACCCCGCCGCCAAAACCGGGCTGTTTGCAAAGTTGACCGGGACCGACCGGGTCGATGAGGCCGCGGTGCGCCGCTTGGCGAATGCAGGCGGCGGCCAGGCGTTGTTCGCTCGGCCGGTAGAGAAGGACAATGGCGTTTCCTTGGCGAACGCGATCGCAACGACTACCAAGCAATTGGGGCAGGGCTATACGATCGGTACGATCGCCCCACCTGGCGCCGCGCTAACTGTCGCTCTGCCGAAACGTGCCGATGCCACTACTCGTGTCGAGGAAGCGTCTGGACAAACGCTCGCTGCCGCGGCGGCCCTACCGCCACCGGCGCCTGTTGGCCAATGCGTGTACAAGGATCAGGCGCCAGCCTTGATCGCGAAGCAGGCCGGATACTCCCAGGTTCGCGTGTCGGTCACCGATCGCGGCGGGAAGCCCGTGACAGGACTCAAGCAGGCTGATTTCGTGGCACATTTCGAACCCGTCAATGACCCCATCGTTTATTTTCACGAGGACGACGGCACCATTCCCAAATCGATAGTGATTGCCATCGACACCTCCGGCAGCATGACACCGAAAATCGAAGTGGTGCGGCGCGAATTCGGCAAGCTGATCCAGCGTCTTGATCCATGCGACGAGGTAGCGCTCATCGCATTCAGCAGCGGGACCTTCATACTTCAGAAGCTGACGACCAGCCACAAGGTGATCGAACGGCGACTACGCTTCTTGCATCCTTTCGGTCAAACGGCGCTCTACGACGCGACCGCAAGGAGCATCGAGCTCCTGTCTAAGGCAAAGTATCGCGATCGAGTTCTGGTGCTCGTGACCGATGGGATGGACAATGCCAGCCTTACTTCCAAAGACCGCCTAATCACAGAGGTAATGCAGAGTGGTGTGCCCGTTTATGCGATCGGAATTGGAGATCCCAACGTAGGTAGAGTTTCGGCATCGGTCGGCACCTTTGCTTCTGTAACGGACGCGGTCGACGAGCTGACCCTCGATGCGATCGCTTCAGCCTCGGGGGGCAATGAGCGCACAGTTCCATCCATGGACGAGGATCAAGGCCTCGGCTTCTCACGTGCTATCTCGGCGGTTGCCGATCAATTCGATCGTGGGTACAAACTTGGTTTCATCGCCTCGTCGGCGAATGCCTCCGTCAGCGTCTCAGTCCCCGGGAACGCGGACTACGTAGTACGAACGGCGGGTTCTCCTCAACCTGTGAAATGA
- a CDS encoding tetratricopeptide repeat protein: MLRRNDCSAADSEFTAFLATQPNEVRAISGKADTMICLGKYDDAIAEYSHAIELDPKWFDYLARGVAYKAKGDLTQAIQNFDSGIAIKPIASGLYVYRGTVFAQRGNLLAARADFDEASSLFSDKPRMFNAYGWSLATSPISAYRDGPAAVEYATRACELTSWKRAFVLDTLAAAYAENGKFDEAVKWQMSALELAGKVNNKDYEARLAMYRRREPYRGQFLSMAFY; the protein is encoded by the coding sequence CTGCTCCGACGCAATGATTGTTCGGCAGCCGATTCAGAATTCACGGCATTTCTTGCCACTCAGCCGAACGAGGTGCGCGCCATTTCAGGCAAAGCCGACACGATGATATGCCTGGGAAAATATGACGACGCCATCGCCGAGTATTCGCACGCCATCGAACTCGATCCCAAGTGGTTCGACTATTTGGCCCGGGGGGTCGCCTACAAGGCCAAGGGCGATTTGACCCAGGCGATCCAAAATTTCGATTCCGGGATTGCAATAAAACCAATCGCCTCCGGACTCTATGTCTATAGAGGCACCGTATTCGCACAGCGGGGGAATCTCTTGGCTGCGCGGGCTGATTTCGACGAAGCATCGAGTCTTTTTTCCGATAAGCCGAGGATGTTCAACGCCTACGGCTGGTCGCTTGCGACATCGCCGATCAGCGCATATCGCGATGGACCCGCGGCCGTAGAGTATGCGACGCGAGCCTGCGAATTGACCTCATGGAAGCGTGCATTTGTACTGGACACATTGGCCGCGGCTTACGCGGAAAATGGGAAATTCGACGAAGCGGTGAAGTGGCAGATGTCAGCCCTGGAACTCGCCGGCAAGGTAAACAACAAGGATTATGAGGCGCGGCTTGCGATGTATCGGAGACGAGAGCCATACCGTGGACAGTTTTTGTCCATGGCGTTCTACTAG